A genomic stretch from Vibrio coralliilyticus includes:
- a CDS encoding RNase H1/viroplasmin domain-containing protein encodes MSKKSKAKAHVVAQGHQPGVYTNWGDVQKQISGYKGKVNWGCESVEQAEAEYQALSAWRCLSPENRTEKLTLEKAKEIVAGMLADSEVFIAECAESKELKVAVNESVPKFYKLVLTCCFGGKNADSTITGSDGKSEVVKLSSGATAKLKYLELAYAAIKYADNAINGGVDSVEVWGVDGSVLVTLNEWALKYRERGWVN; translated from the coding sequence ATGAGTAAGAAATCCAAAGCAAAAGCACACGTAGTAGCACAAGGACATCAACCTGGCGTTTATACCAATTGGGGCGATGTTCAGAAGCAAATTAGTGGATACAAAGGCAAGGTAAATTGGGGCTGTGAATCAGTTGAACAAGCTGAAGCTGAATATCAAGCCTTGAGTGCTTGGCGTTGTTTATCACCTGAAAATCGAACAGAGAAGCTAACTCTTGAAAAAGCGAAAGAGATTGTTGCAGGTATGCTGGCAGATTCTGAGGTGTTTATTGCTGAGTGTGCCGAGTCTAAAGAGCTAAAAGTAGCAGTGAATGAGTCAGTACCTAAATTCTACAAGCTAGTACTGACTTGCTGCTTTGGTGGTAAGAACGCTGATTCAACCATTACAGGCTCTGATGGAAAGAGTGAGGTCGTTAAGCTGAGTTCTGGTGCTACTGCCAAGCTGAAATACCTAGAGCTAGCCTATGCAGCGATTAAGTACGCTGATAACGCGATAAATGGTGGCGTAGATAGTGTTGAGGTTTGGGGAGTTGATGGTTCTGTGCTAGTCACTCTAAATGAATGGGCTCTTAAATATCGCGAACGTGGCTGGGTTAATTAG
- a CDS encoding DNA polymerase translates to MEESMNYWAEDTDIKVEESFDGIEVDENLVEAWGNASNDEHVDERLGGIALETMSPIESVSSYVKSKKKSKRYKARTKFFDRPIISFDTEYVLSKCGKYNRVLSYQFVTLHSGKVSKLVLYPDSTKKSGRLSMDYCFARVIEKAIEDGVLECWPTDIIVTAHFMKADLFNFNQAFEQVKTHIKGIRKTVASLGDAYELDLSKVMTRRIDKEPVKIKDKNRNYHTLHMSFFDTMLLAPASAQSLSAVGNIVGVPKLDIPKPYSIERMDEYLAGDKAGFEAYGLTDSLISALHFKASADLCKELGLKSVPYTIGGMAVKTFINSLDDPKSYRKLFGFEEKKREIWSKETGKVRTVTIEEPTQARKTMEWFASECYSGGRNEAFWSGVTPVDTWLDLDVPSCYGAITNGLREISYQDMYMSNKVEDFFGDKMALAWVEFEFPENTRFPSLVVRDKDSLIFPLRGQTHCTGHELEVAYNQGAKIKIKQGFIFPWKNDVRIFEKYMKWGREKRKSYEKGSFQERLVKEMLNSTYGKFSQNVKPKQTFSVEDGYSKPQPPSKLTNPFYASYTCGLARALLSEMLASVPDDKTVLSITTDGFLGNTSVEDLDLTGPICQRFRELFHRMEPNGGEILEVKHKAKQLICAKTRAQYTVTPMDGWEPVLAKGGIQVPKQVTDQNQYMVNLYKERTPEHKTDSSHLTSLRSMCTERKDMLMERKQSRLNLEFDMKREPINPRVIEVDGVPLVSFETKPFKNAFEMRYTRIRFDAWRKSGRCLKTMDDWYDWQERLSMYKANDKGEVRLKKDEKPDELMARLFVRFYSHEVSGITKKDITAKALSEWLVELGYDIKPSLVRGAGRTKLVEGTVPLTQSTLKLAKLLVGKFPQFDPVPLFNASDEEVMRQLENIS, encoded by the coding sequence ATGGAAGAATCAATGAATTACTGGGCTGAAGATACAGATATTAAGGTTGAAGAATCGTTTGATGGTATTGAGGTCGATGAAAACTTGGTTGAAGCGTGGGGAAATGCGAGTAACGATGAGCATGTAGATGAGAGACTTGGTGGTATTGCTTTAGAAACCATGTCTCCTATTGAAAGCGTTAGTAGTTATGTAAAGTCGAAGAAAAAGAGTAAGCGGTATAAGGCACGCACTAAGTTCTTCGATCGTCCGATTATCTCATTCGATACTGAGTATGTGTTGTCGAAGTGTGGGAAGTACAACCGAGTTCTAAGTTATCAATTTGTCACTTTACATAGTGGTAAGGTGTCTAAGTTGGTGCTGTATCCAGACTCAACTAAAAAGTCTGGTCGTTTATCGATGGATTACTGTTTTGCTCGTGTCATTGAAAAGGCTATTGAAGACGGTGTACTTGAGTGTTGGCCTACCGATATCATCGTAACAGCTCACTTCATGAAAGCTGACCTATTTAACTTCAACCAAGCTTTTGAGCAAGTCAAAACACATATCAAGGGTATCCGGAAAACCGTGGCGAGTTTGGGGGATGCGTATGAATTGGACTTGAGTAAGGTCATGACTCGTCGTATCGATAAAGAGCCTGTCAAAATTAAAGATAAGAATCGTAATTATCACACCTTACATATGTCATTTTTTGACACCATGCTACTTGCTCCAGCTAGCGCTCAGTCTTTATCGGCTGTCGGAAATATAGTGGGCGTACCTAAACTGGATATTCCAAAACCATACAGCATTGAACGTATGGATGAATATCTTGCAGGCGACAAGGCTGGGTTCGAAGCGTATGGATTGACCGATAGTTTGATATCAGCCCTTCACTTCAAGGCTAGCGCTGACCTATGTAAAGAATTAGGTTTGAAGTCAGTGCCTTATACGATTGGTGGTATGGCTGTAAAAACATTCATTAACTCGCTTGATGACCCTAAAAGTTATCGCAAGTTATTTGGTTTTGAAGAAAAGAAGCGTGAAATATGGTCGAAAGAAACAGGTAAGGTTCGCACTGTCACTATTGAAGAGCCTACTCAAGCTCGTAAAACCATGGAGTGGTTCGCTTCAGAATGTTATAGCGGTGGCCGTAATGAAGCGTTCTGGTCAGGTGTTACACCAGTTGATACATGGTTAGATCTAGACGTGCCTTCTTGCTACGGAGCGATTACGAATGGTCTACGCGAAATTTCGTATCAAGACATGTATATGAGTAACAAGGTGGAAGATTTCTTTGGTGACAAAATGGCACTTGCTTGGGTTGAATTTGAGTTTCCTGAAAATACACGTTTTCCATCGCTTGTTGTTCGTGATAAGGACTCATTGATTTTCCCACTCCGTGGTCAGACTCACTGCACAGGACATGAATTAGAAGTCGCTTATAACCAAGGTGCTAAGATCAAGATAAAACAAGGCTTTATATTTCCATGGAAAAACGATGTACGGATCTTCGAAAAGTACATGAAGTGGGGGCGTGAAAAGCGAAAGAGCTATGAGAAAGGCTCATTTCAGGAAAGACTTGTTAAAGAAATGTTGAATTCAACGTATGGTAAATTTAGCCAGAACGTAAAACCAAAGCAAACATTTTCAGTGGAGGATGGATACAGCAAGCCTCAACCTCCATCCAAATTGACCAACCCATTCTATGCGTCGTATACATGTGGTTTGGCGCGCGCATTATTAAGTGAAATGTTAGCTAGTGTGCCAGATGATAAAACGGTTCTGTCAATTACGACTGATGGATTTCTGGGTAATACAAGTGTTGAAGACCTTGATTTAACTGGACCAATTTGTCAGCGCTTTCGTGAGTTGTTTCATCGTATGGAGCCTAATGGTGGTGAGATATTGGAAGTTAAGCACAAGGCTAAGCAACTTATCTGTGCGAAGACGCGTGCTCAATATACGGTAACTCCAATGGACGGTTGGGAGCCTGTACTTGCGAAAGGTGGAATTCAGGTGCCTAAACAAGTTACGGATCAAAATCAGTACATGGTGAATCTATACAAAGAACGAACACCTGAACACAAGACGGATTCGTCACACCTTACTTCGCTCCGTTCAATGTGTACCGAACGTAAAGATATGCTGATGGAACGGAAGCAATCACGTTTGAACCTTGAATTTGATATGAAGCGTGAACCAATCAACCCACGAGTTATCGAAGTTGATGGTGTTCCATTAGTTAGCTTTGAAACTAAGCCGTTTAAGAATGCTTTTGAGATGCGTTATACCCGTATTCGCTTTGATGCTTGGCGTAAGAGTGGTCGCTGTTTGAAGACCATGGATGATTGGTACGATTGGCAGGAACGTTTAAGTATGTATAAGGCGAACGACAAAGGTGAAGTTCGTTTAAAGAAAGATGAAAAGCCTGATGAATTAATGGCTCGTTTGTTTGTTCGCTTTTACAGTCATGAAGTATCAGGTATCACTAAGAAAGATATTACCGCCAAAGCTCTATCTGAATGGCTTGTAGAGCTAGGTTATGATATTAAGCCAAGTTTGGTGCGTGGCGCTGGTCGTACAAAACTTGTGGAAGGTACTGTTCCTCTCACTCAATCAACTTTGAAACTAGCAAAGCTGTTGGTGGGTAAATTTCCTCAATTTGATCCTGTACCGTTGTTTAATGCCTCCGATGAAGAAGTTATGCGTCAATTGGAAAATATTTCGTAA
- a CDS encoding helix-turn-helix transcriptional regulator — MKNALTVEEFAEAYSLNPATVRTNVTRKPDSLPKVLRIGRSVRFLVSEIEKWEKTLLETA, encoded by the coding sequence ATGAAAAATGCACTAACAGTAGAAGAGTTTGCAGAGGCATACAGCCTTAACCCTGCCACGGTGAGAACTAATGTGACTCGAAAGCCTGACAGTTTACCCAAGGTATTGCGCATTGGCCGCAGTGTCCGCTTTTTAGTTAGTGAAATTGAAAAATGGGAAAAAACGTTATTGGAAACGGCATAA
- a CDS encoding tyrosine-type recombinase/integrase, with amino-acid sequence MSNTSIEMTQKVLNALSRPDKGEQGFEYRWTKNSRLRLLVTASSKRWIVRLGWKGQRYYESFGTYPEMKFADFEKLAYQFIADVQSGAYRKGSRLTVQQFFDDVVLTYSRNHHRDSKTFLSRSKRVMAAFGKKRVTDVTRRDVEKFLYSLTGLSPATVNRYRAFLSKFFSMAVEHDIIEKSPVKGVKKLVEINQKDRVLSSKEMESFCRHACAEPNFIHSYALILSLLTGMRIGNVISLTRSMLADDLSSALLPMTKSGKSQRIYFSEPAKRLIRKCLKVSFNDWVFPSLKNQGEHIAYPRACMERIQQAMKAEGSLEAPFTIHDLRRTQATQMLIATNDIRLVQQSLGHSNVNVTERYAYYQNTHLAQATQQTVEAMLPNFQFS; translated from the coding sequence ATGAGCAATACATCAATTGAAATGACCCAGAAGGTACTTAACGCCTTGTCTCGTCCTGATAAGGGCGAGCAAGGTTTTGAGTACCGATGGACTAAGAACTCTCGCTTACGTTTATTGGTAACTGCTTCGAGTAAGCGTTGGATCGTTCGCCTTGGCTGGAAAGGGCAACGTTACTACGAATCGTTTGGGACTTATCCTGAAATGAAGTTTGCGGACTTTGAGAAGTTGGCTTACCAGTTTATTGCTGATGTTCAGTCTGGTGCCTACCGCAAAGGTAGTCGCCTGACTGTACAACAGTTCTTTGATGATGTTGTACTTACATACAGTCGTAATCATCACCGTGATTCTAAGACCTTTTTATCCCGATCTAAGCGCGTAATGGCTGCGTTTGGTAAAAAGCGCGTTACGGATGTGACTCGCCGTGATGTGGAGAAATTTCTTTATTCTTTAACAGGCTTATCGCCAGCTACGGTGAACCGTTATCGAGCTTTTTTATCCAAGTTTTTTTCTATGGCGGTCGAACACGACATCATTGAAAAGAGTCCAGTGAAGGGCGTGAAAAAGCTGGTGGAGATCAACCAGAAAGACCGAGTGTTGTCCTCTAAAGAGATGGAAAGCTTTTGTCGCCATGCGTGTGCTGAGCCTAACTTCATTCACAGTTACGCACTAATCCTTAGTCTGTTAACTGGTATGCGCATTGGTAATGTGATTAGCCTGACTCGATCTATGCTTGCGGATGACCTTTCTTCTGCGCTCCTGCCGATGACGAAATCTGGTAAATCGCAGCGCATTTATTTCTCCGAGCCTGCAAAACGCCTGATCCGTAAATGTCTCAAAGTGTCGTTCAACGATTGGGTGTTCCCCTCGTTAAAGAACCAAGGTGAGCACATTGCATACCCACGCGCTTGTATGGAGCGCATTCAGCAAGCTATGAAAGCGGAAGGTTCGCTAGAAGCGCCTTTCACCATCCACGACCTTCGTAGAACGCAAGCGACACAAATGCTGATTGCAACTAACGATATTCGACTAGTTCAGCAAAGCCTTGGTCATTCTAATGTGAATGTCACCGAGCGCTACGCCTATTACCAAAACACCCATCTAGCGCAAGCCACTCAGCAGACCGTTGAGGCAATGCTACCTAATTTCCAATTCAGCTAA
- a CDS encoding WYL domain-containing protein, which yields MTKVRDLTRYEDKYSPSPTVEQKLTGRGYEDELLNPIEVLIQVSTKATEAPLNESNVNECQLLKELVSGDVLVSHQTKNIPELLRQLKTWLPHAEELSPDWIRYVLRQELQAYLNSTK from the coding sequence ATGACTAAGGTTCGTGATTTAACCCGTTACGAGGATAAATATTCTCCTAGCCCTACCGTTGAACAGAAGCTCACTGGTCGAGGATATGAGGATGAGTTACTTAATCCCATTGAGGTTCTTATTCAGGTAAGTACTAAAGCGACCGAAGCACCCTTAAATGAAAGCAACGTCAATGAGTGCCAATTGCTAAAAGAGCTAGTTTCCGGTGATGTACTGGTTAGTCACCAAACCAAGAACATTCCAGAATTACTACGTCAACTTAAAACGTGGCTACCTCATGCTGAAGAGCTCTCACCTGATTGGATACGTTACGTGTTGAGGCAAGAACTTCAAGCGTATCTGAACTCAACCAAGTAG
- a CDS encoding DUF2787 family protein, giving the protein MNLTFDVERLLLPVSVDLQDTLNRVISESGKWTPMIQSVVIHFRDSTYSSENGGFHPVEIRLVRLYDQWIFDYITDFAYSGGLYPELVKEVDFNFSSGTASFSYVPELPITSSEVMEFYSMWESNFLSYVEMGVFDEIKVTVD; this is encoded by the coding sequence ATGAACTTAACTTTTGACGTTGAGCGATTACTGCTGCCTGTCAGTGTCGATCTTCAAGATACTTTAAACCGAGTGATCAGCGAATCAGGTAAATGGACACCCATGATCCAATCGGTGGTGATTCACTTCCGAGATTCGACCTATAGCTCTGAGAACGGTGGTTTTCATCCTGTTGAAATCAGGCTTGTTCGCCTCTACGACCAGTGGATCTTTGATTACATCACTGACTTTGCGTATAGCGGTGGCCTTTATCCTGAATTGGTTAAAGAGGTGGATTTTAACTTCTCATCTGGAACAGCGAGTTTTTCCTATGTTCCGGAACTGCCGATAACAAGTAGTGAGGTAATGGAGTTCTACTCGATGTGGGAATCCAACTTTCTCAGCTACGTCGAAATGGGCGTGTTCGATGAGATAAAAGTCACGGTGGATTAG
- a CDS encoding tyrosine-type recombinase/integrase, producing the protein MNSKTRLTVSFLNNLKPNPKTAKSADYEVNLSAMKDSGLPVGVRCLVGKGKGSVRFIFRFTSPVTGKKSSIGLGRASDVDLITLRKKAKEYRQQILEGIDPKIERDTEKVDNSMTLERFFNEVYLPLQKQRRTWKDDVARFRHAKSIYHVPINELTAAHIVKVQMEMQGKISKTTGKPYATASICRVLALLKSVNKHAYRLMDCPLVADKVSLPKLDNIRTGYLSESQLKDFVRHALDYPDRHAGAFLALLFLTGLRDRELRYLKHESINWEQKTLYISRTKNGRDHIVYASDYMLSILKSIPKVANNPYIFAGRRKGKPISPARHALKVIKEKMGLPDIPGDRANITLHSARHTLGTLLAANGVPLHDIAKQLNHSEIGITSKYYAKHTVGRRRKVGSHLSDMVSGDISLKSNE; encoded by the coding sequence ATGAATAGTAAAACCCGTCTAACGGTATCCTTCCTCAATAACCTTAAACCCAATCCTAAAACTGCAAAATCTGCTGATTACGAAGTTAACTTGTCTGCTATGAAAGATAGCGGCTTGCCCGTGGGCGTTAGATGTTTGGTGGGTAAGGGAAAGGGATCTGTCAGGTTCATATTTAGGTTTACCAGTCCTGTGACTGGCAAAAAATCCAGCATCGGCCTTGGCCGAGCGAGTGACGTTGACTTAATTACTCTGCGTAAAAAGGCAAAAGAGTATCGTCAGCAAATTCTTGAAGGTATTGATCCGAAGATCGAGCGTGATACTGAAAAGGTCGATAATTCTATGACCCTTGAACGGTTTTTCAATGAGGTCTATCTTCCTCTTCAAAAACAACGTCGTACATGGAAAGATGATGTCGCACGATTCCGTCATGCAAAGTCTATCTATCATGTTCCGATAAATGAACTGACCGCTGCGCATATCGTGAAAGTGCAAATGGAGATGCAGGGTAAGATTAGCAAAACTACAGGTAAGCCTTACGCAACCGCCAGTATTTGCAGGGTATTGGCACTTCTCAAGTCGGTAAATAAGCACGCATACCGTCTTATGGATTGTCCTTTGGTCGCTGATAAAGTCAGTTTGCCTAAGCTTGATAATATTCGTACTGGTTATCTCTCCGAGAGTCAGTTGAAAGATTTTGTTCGCCATGCTTTGGATTACCCAGATAGGCATGCCGGAGCGTTCCTTGCTTTGCTTTTTCTGACTGGATTAAGAGATCGAGAACTGAGGTACTTAAAGCACGAATCGATAAACTGGGAGCAGAAAACCTTGTATATAAGTCGAACAAAAAATGGTCGTGACCACATTGTTTATGCAAGTGATTACATGCTGTCTATTTTGAAATCGATACCCAAGGTGGCAAATAACCCTTATATCTTTGCTGGACGTAGAAAGGGTAAACCTATCAGCCCAGCTAGGCACGCATTGAAGGTGATCAAGGAGAAGATGGGACTGCCTGATATACCAGGCGATAGAGCTAACATAACCCTGCACTCAGCTCGCCATACGCTCGGAACACTTTTAGCGGCAAATGGTGTCCCTCTACATGATATAGCCAAACAATTGAATCATTCCGAGATAGGTATAACGAGTAAGTATTATGCCAAGCATACTGTTGGTCGTAGGCGTAAAGTTGGCTCTCATTTATCGGATATGGTCAGTGGTGATATATCACTTAAATCTAACGAGTAA
- a CDS encoding Panacea domain-containing protein, with product MNKIQQIIAYICLHYPHPSELSKARLTKLVYLADWFSSVSEGEQMTDIEWLFNHYGPYVDDVVDAAQGRRGFRIDHEQTMYGTSKYVISFHGDEEDIELSNREKDILDAVIKKTKSMYFNEFVDFVYSTYPVRSRERYSTLNLVGLAEQYKAS from the coding sequence ATGAATAAGATCCAACAAATTATTGCTTACATTTGCCTTCATTATCCTCATCCATCAGAGTTATCGAAAGCGAGACTTACCAAGTTGGTCTATCTTGCTGACTGGTTTTCATCGGTTTCTGAAGGTGAACAAATGACGGATATTGAGTGGCTGTTTAACCACTATGGTCCGTATGTCGATGATGTTGTGGATGCGGCGCAAGGTCGACGTGGTTTTCGAATAGACCATGAACAAACAATGTATGGAACATCAAAGTATGTAATTTCCTTCCATGGAGATGAAGAAGACATTGAGCTCTCCAATAGAGAGAAAGACATACTTGATGCTGTTATTAAAAAGACTAAAAGTATGTACTTCAATGAGTTTGTAGACTTTGTTTACTCTACTTATCCAGTACGAAGCCGAGAACGCTATTCCACTCTTAATTTGGTGGGCTTAGCTGAACAGTACAAAGCAAGTTAA
- a CDS encoding RDD family protein, whose translation MSTTDTLPPAGLMRRLGALFYDSLIVIAIEMMAAGIVIAVLHALVAMGAFHVAPYTDVSDFLTNHPIWGPTYTLYLAVVWIYFFVFFWTRAGQTLGMRAWKIQVRNADGSAISVTQALIRIATSGFGLANLTVPIDPQKRGFHDIWAKTQVVVLPKVQ comes from the coding sequence ATGTCGACAACAGACACCCTGCCACCAGCAGGTCTAATGCGTCGCCTTGGCGCATTGTTTTACGATAGTTTAATCGTCATTGCGATTGAAATGATGGCAGCAGGCATTGTTATTGCCGTTTTACACGCCTTAGTCGCTATGGGCGCCTTTCATGTCGCTCCTTATACAGATGTAAGCGACTTTCTTACTAATCATCCGATATGGGGACCGACTTATACTCTCTACCTAGCGGTTGTCTGGATTTATTTCTTTGTTTTCTTCTGGACTCGGGCAGGACAAACTCTTGGGATGAGAGCTTGGAAAATACAAGTTCGTAACGCCGATGGCAGCGCCATTTCTGTCACGCAGGCTCTTATTCGCATTGCTACTTCAGGATTTGGTTTAGCCAATTTGACTGTCCCCATCGATCCGCAAAAACGTGGTTTTCATGACATTTGGGCTAAGACACAGGTTGTTGTTTTACCTAAAGTTCAATAA
- the luxS gene encoding S-ribosylhomocysteine lyase, with the protein MPLLDSFTVDHTRMNAPAVRVAKTMTTPKGDTITVFDLRFTAPNKDILSEKGIHTLEHLYAGFMRNHLNGNNVEIIDISPMGCRTGFYMSLIGTPSEDQVAQSWLSAMQDVLKVESQNKIPELNEYQCGTAAMHSLEEAKQIAQTIIDAGIKVNKNDELALPESMLKELKVD; encoded by the coding sequence ATGCCATTATTAGATAGCTTTACTGTGGATCACACTCGTATGAATGCACCAGCGGTGCGTGTAGCGAAGACGATGACCACTCCGAAAGGGGATACCATAACAGTGTTTGATTTACGCTTTACCGCGCCTAACAAAGACATACTTTCGGAGAAAGGCATTCATACGCTTGAGCATTTATATGCGGGCTTTATGCGTAACCACCTGAATGGTAATAATGTTGAGATTATCGATATTTCCCCTATGGGTTGCCGTACAGGGTTTTATATGAGTCTGATTGGTACACCTTCAGAAGATCAGGTAGCTCAGTCGTGGTTATCCGCTATGCAAGACGTGCTCAAGGTCGAAAGTCAGAACAAAATCCCCGAGCTGAACGAATACCAATGTGGTACAGCAGCGATGCACTCTCTAGAGGAAGCAAAGCAAATTGCGCAGACAATTATCGATGCGGGAATTAAAGTTAATAAGAACGATGAGTTGGCACTACCAGAGTCGATGCTAAAAGAGTTGAAAGTAGACTAG